One window of bacterium genomic DNA carries:
- a CDS encoding FAD-dependent oxidoreductase: MNARRVIVVGGGYSGLRVARLLDRRTWRHPVEVVLVDRAPFHTLRPRLPQAIGGRIPCAVHLSIEALLSGTRVRVLTHDVEVVDPAARRVVWGGGALDADALVLAFGGRPHLPEGLADDPTAVLPVWQVDAACGLRRRVQFIAGAAREGRAVDGRVVVIGGGFVGVEVAAELQARLGRLYDPHARPPVILVHRRHRLLPRLSRWAGDVAASRLSALGVEVLAGYSAVRVDGRRVDLDGGGSLDAGTIVWAGGGIEAPLVAAASGLSDATGRIPVTGALEVKRYPGVFAIGDCAYRAGEGSGEAEPSAHRAELQAATAARNVAARLDGGKIIAHHPSRNVYALGLGPGYGLVEVGAVRTAGRGLSIAKDLVTARHLAQAGGWRALRAALPPAVLTGWRPADWDAAPLADGAVGVPVAGGHPVQQPPSAAA, translated from the coding sequence GTGAACGCGCGCCGGGTCATCGTCGTCGGGGGCGGCTACTCCGGCCTGCGCGTGGCCCGGTTGCTCGATCGGCGCACGTGGCGGCATCCGGTCGAGGTCGTGCTGGTCGACCGGGCGCCTTTCCACACGCTTCGGCCGCGGCTGCCACAGGCGATCGGCGGTCGGATCCCCTGCGCGGTGCACCTGTCGATCGAGGCGCTGCTCTCCGGTACGCGCGTGCGCGTCCTGACGCACGACGTGGAGGTCGTCGATCCTGCGGCGCGCCGGGTGGTTTGGGGCGGCGGTGCACTCGACGCCGACGCGTTGGTGCTCGCGTTCGGCGGCCGTCCGCACCTGCCGGAGGGCCTCGCCGACGATCCGACCGCCGTGCTGCCGGTCTGGCAGGTTGATGCGGCCTGCGGCCTTCGCCGCCGCGTGCAGTTTATCGCCGGCGCAGCGCGCGAGGGGCGGGCGGTGGACGGACGCGTGGTCGTCATCGGCGGCGGTTTCGTCGGCGTAGAGGTTGCCGCCGAACTGCAGGCGCGCCTCGGGCGCCTCTACGATCCGCACGCTCGACCGCCCGTCATCCTGGTGCACCGGCGGCACCGGCTGCTGCCGCGCCTCAGCCGTTGGGCAGGCGACGTCGCAGCGTCCAGGCTGTCCGCGCTCGGCGTGGAGGTGCTTGCCGGATACTCGGCCGTTCGCGTCGACGGCAGACGCGTCGATCTCGACGGCGGGGGATCGCTCGACGCCGGCACGATCGTCTGGGCGGGCGGCGGCATCGAGGCGCCGCTTGTGGCAGCGGCGTCGGGACTGTCCGACGCCACCGGCCGAATCCCCGTCACCGGGGCACTCGAAGTGAAGCGGTATCCCGGCGTGTTCGCGATCGGCGACTGCGCGTACCGCGCAGGCGAAGGGAGCGGCGAAGCGGAGCCGTCGGCGCATCGGGCCGAACTTCAGGCGGCGACCGCCGCGCGCAACGTGGCCGCGCGATTGGACGGCGGGAAGATCATCGCGCACCATCCGAGTCGCAACGTGTACGCGCTCGGCTTGGGTCCAGGCTATGGGCTCGTGGAGGTCGGCGCGGTCCGGACCGCCGGGCGCGGCCTCTCCATCGCGAAGGACCTGGTCACCGCGCGGCATCTCGCGCAGGCCGGCGGTTGGAGGGCGCTGCGCGCGGCGCTGCCGCCCGCGGTCCTGACGGGATGGCGGCCGGCTGATTGGGATGCCGCGCCGCTGGCGGACGGCGCCGTTGGCGTGCCGGTCGCAGGCGGGCATCCGGTGCAGCAGCCGCCGTCCGCCGCGGCGTGA
- a CDS encoding plastocyanin/azurin family copper-binding protein: MQRARLTSLVFLLGAAAACGIGASAVRAAGTTVTIPGDSYLPPAVTIDVGQTVTWVNKDTDPHVTTTVPDAPASLTLVHPAGKSASYTFSKAGIYPYYCLDHATFNTTLRRVAARKEADLFPIAMEGLVVVKGPGLTGRPTAAVKISGGAYAPFIAVVRAGGRVTWTNDDHAAHTAVFAGRGMPRLSLAAGKSASATFATPGVYLFYDERFATYDAKIGLAGAKKGAPHFPIAMQGFVVVL, translated from the coding sequence ATGCAACGGGCACGCTTGACCAGTCTGGTGTTTCTACTCGGGGCGGCGGCCGCCTGCGGCATCGGCGCGTCCGCCGTCCGGGCCGCCGGAACCACGGTGACGATCCCGGGAGACTCGTATCTTCCGCCGGCCGTCACGATCGACGTCGGGCAGACCGTCACATGGGTTAACAAAGACACGGACCCGCACGTCACCACGACCGTCCCGGACGCGCCGGCGTCGCTCACCCTTGTCCATCCGGCGGGCAAGTCGGCGTCGTACACCTTTTCCAAGGCCGGCATTTACCCGTACTACTGCCTCGACCATGCGACCTTCAACACGACGCTGCGGCGGGTCGCAGCGCGCAAGGAAGCCGACCTATTCCCGATCGCGATGGAAGGCCTCGTGGTGGTCAAGGGACCCGGGCTCACGGGCAGGCCGACGGCGGCGGTGAAGATTTCCGGGGGCGCCTACGCGCCGTTCATCGCCGTCGTGCGGGCGGGCGGGAGGGTGACCTGGACGAACGACGACCACGCCGCGCACACGGCGGTCTTCGCCGGACGCGGCATGCCGAGGCTGTCGCTTGCCGCGGGCAAGAGCGCCTCCGCAACGTTCGCCACCCCCGGCGTCTATCTGTTCTACGACGAGCGCTTCGCGACGTATGACGCGAAGATCGGGTTGGCGGGGGCGAAGAAGGGAGCGCCCCACTTCCCTATCGCCATGCAGGGCTTCGTGGTGGTGCTCTAA
- a CDS encoding cytochrome b N-terminal domain-containing protein, which yields MTAPSRQNRLWTAVDARLALHNFLYEVPAYANTLPYVLGAITLMGLVILVGTGILLGQFYVPDPAAANQSIRAIMAQVPGGEVIRGVHVWAAHLTVAVLVLHILRVFVTGAYRYPREANWAIGVALFATMLALFFTGTVLRWDQEAIEALAHNVEFAALLGVFGGWFSPAFSSHVPLLTRLYMAHVSLLPLLLFMLLVGHVYLVRQHGISPHLTRTEPSGARYTFADHLRKAVGYGCIMLGLALALSVIAPPGEGAAPVAGIEVTKPPWLFLPLYGLENLFGLRGLWGTAVFLLWLLAVPILDRGRASGWAGRRRALAAGAVVLAVIITLGMYAWLRQPVAHLH from the coding sequence GTGACCGCGCCGTCGCGGCAGAACCGATTGTGGACGGCCGTCGACGCCAGACTGGCCCTCCACAACTTTCTCTATGAGGTCCCGGCCTACGCGAATACGCTGCCGTACGTCCTCGGTGCGATCACGCTCATGGGCCTCGTGATCCTCGTCGGCACCGGCATCCTCCTCGGCCAGTTCTACGTCCCGGATCCCGCCGCAGCCAATCAGAGTATCCGCGCGATCATGGCCCAGGTGCCCGGCGGCGAGGTGATCCGCGGCGTCCACGTCTGGGCGGCGCACCTGACGGTCGCCGTCCTGGTGCTGCACATCCTGCGTGTTTTCGTGACCGGCGCCTATCGATATCCGCGGGAGGCCAACTGGGCGATCGGGGTTGCGCTGTTCGCGACGATGCTGGCACTGTTCTTTACGGGAACGGTTCTGCGATGGGACCAGGAAGCGATCGAAGCGCTCGCCCACAACGTCGAGTTCGCCGCACTGCTCGGGGTCTTCGGCGGCTGGTTTTCGCCTGCGTTCTCGAGCCACGTGCCTCTCCTTACGCGCCTGTACATGGCGCACGTCAGTCTGCTGCCCCTTCTGCTGTTCATGCTGCTGGTCGGGCACGTCTATCTCGTCCGGCAGCACGGGATCTCGCCGCACCTTACGCGCACCGAACCGTCCGGGGCTCGTTATACGTTCGCCGACCACCTCAGAAAGGCGGTCGGATACGGCTGCATCATGCTGGGTCTGGCGCTGGCGCTGAGCGTCATCGCGCCCCCGGGGGAGGGCGCGGCGCCGGTCGCGGGCATCGAGGTGACCAAACCGCCGTGGCTGTTCCTCCCGCTGTACGGCCTGGAGAACCTGTTCGGACTCCGGGGCCTGTGGGGGACCGCGGTGTTCCTGCTGTGGCTACTGGCCGTTCCGATCCTGGACCGCGGTCGCGCATCCGGGTGGGCCGGCCGGCGGCGGGCCTTGGCGGCCGGCGCGGTGGTCCTCGCGGTGATCATCACGCTCGGCATGTATGCCTGGCTGAGGCAGCCGGTCGCGCACCTCCATTGA
- a CDS encoding molybdopterin-dependent oxidoreductase, giving the protein MTQIRDRLPVHAGPAPAPLGHEPALRIDGLVHRAVEARAVDLQALPRVEHTEAFTCEEGWTVPAVRWRGVRVADVVALAGPLPSARFVRVYAGTYTVPVALDDAGAALLCEEMDGRPLPAVHGAPWRLLVPGGACFTSVKWVDRLELTAEPGRNDGERIARARLRSRPGNAREDRR; this is encoded by the coding sequence ATGACGCAGATCCGCGACCGCCTGCCGGTCCACGCTGGTCCGGCGCCTGCACCCCTCGGGCACGAACCGGCGCTCCGCATTGACGGTCTCGTCCACCGGGCCGTCGAGGCGCGCGCCGTCGATCTCCAGGCGCTGCCGCGCGTCGAGCACACGGAGGCGTTCACGTGCGAGGAGGGATGGACCGTCCCCGCGGTACGGTGGCGCGGGGTCCGCGTCGCCGACGTGGTGGCCCTCGCCGGACCGCTGCCGTCCGCGCGGTTCGTTCGCGTGTACGCGGGAACGTACACCGTCCCGGTCGCTCTCGACGACGCCGGCGCGGCGCTGTTGTGTGAGGAGATGGACGGACGTCCCCTCCCCGCCGTCCACGGAGCGCCGTGGCGGTTACTCGTGCCGGGCGGCGCCTGCTTTACAAGCGTGAAATGGGTCGATCGGCTCGAGCTCACCGCCGAACCGGGCAGGAACGACGGCGAGCGCATCGCGCGCGCACGGCTGCGATCCCGGCCTGGAAACGCGCGGGAGGACCGTCGATGA
- a CDS encoding cupin domain-containing protein, translating into MNALLHSYRTAVAFTPERFHPVPVAQSERTRVLLVCLEPGQFIPVHSPGVDLTVVVLEGTGMLVAGEREEAISPGAVAFAPAGAARGLQAATRLVVLNVVTPPPTEADHAEVTAGLRRGRWR; encoded by the coding sequence ATGAATGCGCTCCTTCACTCGTACAGGACGGCCGTCGCGTTCACCCCCGAACGGTTCCACCCTGTGCCGGTCGCGCAGAGCGAACGGACCCGCGTGCTGCTGGTGTGCCTCGAACCGGGCCAGTTCATTCCCGTGCACTCGCCGGGCGTCGACCTGACGGTCGTCGTACTGGAGGGCACAGGGATGCTCGTCGCCGGTGAGCGCGAGGAAGCGATCAGCCCGGGCGCCGTCGCCTTCGCGCCGGCCGGAGCGGCCCGCGGGCTCCAGGCGGCCACCAGACTCGTCGTGCTCAACGTCGTCACCCCGCCGCCGACCGAGGCCGACCACGCCGAAGTGACCGCGGGGCTCCGCCGGGGGCGCTGGCGATAG
- a CDS encoding CopD family protein — protein sequence MVAYVISVSLHILAACVWIGGMVFLAAAVLPVLRRPPYQAVAAPLIHAVALRFRWIAWATLGLLVATGIANLHFRGYGWTAVRDGTAWRTGFGHILGIKLALVALILAISAWHDLVVGPEFTKAALADPGSPRTRRLRRVAAWVGRLMLVLSVAVLALGVMLVRGAP from the coding sequence GTGGTCGCATACGTGATCAGCGTCTCGCTACACATTCTCGCCGCGTGCGTGTGGATCGGCGGGATGGTGTTTCTGGCGGCCGCCGTCCTTCCGGTGCTCCGCCGGCCTCCGTACCAGGCCGTGGCCGCTCCCCTCATCCACGCGGTCGCGCTCCGGTTCCGGTGGATCGCGTGGGCAACGCTCGGGCTGCTGGTCGCGACGGGGATCGCCAATCTTCACTTCCGGGGATACGGCTGGACGGCGGTGCGGGACGGCACGGCGTGGCGGACCGGGTTCGGTCACATCCTCGGCATCAAGCTCGCGCTCGTCGCGCTGATCCTCGCGATCAGCGCGTGGCACGACCTCGTCGTGGGGCCGGAGTTCACCAAGGCCGCGCTCGCCGATCCCGGCTCTCCCCGCACGCGCCGGCTGCGCCGGGTGGCGGCGTGGGTCGGACGGCTGATGCTCGTGCTATCCGTTGCGGTCCTCGCGCTCGGCGTCATGCTGGTTCGCGGCGCGCCGTAG
- a CDS encoding metal-sulfur cluster assembly factor yields MTDACRGGSAVTAEQVRDVLRGVLDPELGANVVELGLVYDVQIVGTKVFVTMTLTTPLCPMNEMIPDAVRQAVGALPGVGGVDVELVWTPAWEPQMMSRELKERFGW; encoded by the coding sequence GTGACGGACGCGTGCCGCGGCGGCTCCGCGGTCACGGCCGAGCAGGTGCGCGACGTGCTGCGCGGGGTGCTCGACCCTGAACTCGGGGCGAACGTCGTCGAATTGGGACTCGTCTACGACGTGCAGATCGTCGGGACCAAGGTCTTCGTCACGATGACGCTGACGACGCCGCTCTGTCCGATGAACGAGATGATCCCCGACGCCGTGCGGCAGGCCGTCGGCGCGCTACCCGGCGTCGGCGGCGTCGACGTCGAGTTGGTCTGGACGCCGGCCTGGGAACCTCAGATGATGTCCCGCGAACTCAAGGAGCGGTTCGGTTGGTGA
- a CDS encoding DUF2249 domain-containing protein yields the protein MATATAREALRHHHEELAGKMAGYVEALTGGATAADPEPFIRFLRDELLPHAAGEDRYLYPAVEPLLKAHGSATATMQVDHRAIGGYVQALEQAAARLRGAGGAGRAEVARDVTRLAWQLKALFDVHLQKEEQIYMPLLTRYTTEAEQQRIIRQMHEMPAGDHDAAGGSAPDGAGRATPNGDADLDVRTLVPARRHAVIFKTFVALAPGRAFVLVNDHDPKPLFYQFQAEQAGKFTWTYLEQGPEVWRVRIGRA from the coding sequence ATGGCGACGGCAACGGCACGCGAGGCACTGCGGCACCATCACGAGGAACTGGCGGGCAAAATGGCGGGATACGTGGAGGCGCTGACCGGAGGCGCGACGGCGGCCGATCCGGAACCGTTCATTCGCTTCCTTCGCGACGAGCTGCTTCCGCACGCGGCGGGGGAGGACCGGTACCTGTATCCGGCGGTTGAGCCGCTGCTCAAGGCGCACGGCTCGGCCACGGCGACGATGCAGGTGGACCACCGGGCGATCGGCGGGTACGTTCAGGCGCTCGAGCAGGCCGCGGCACGGTTGCGCGGCGCCGGCGGGGCCGGGCGGGCGGAGGTGGCGCGCGACGTGACCCGTCTGGCGTGGCAGCTCAAGGCGCTGTTCGACGTGCACCTCCAGAAAGAAGAACAGATCTACATGCCGCTTCTGACCCGGTACACGACGGAGGCGGAGCAGCAGCGTATCATCCGGCAGATGCACGAGATGCCGGCGGGCGATCACGACGCGGCCGGCGGCTCGGCGCCGGACGGCGCGGGCCGCGCGACCCCCAACGGGGACGCCGATCTGGACGTCCGGACCCTGGTGCCCGCCCGGCGCCACGCGGTGATCTTCAAGACGTTCGTGGCCCTCGCGCCCGGACGCGCGTTCGTCCTCGTCAACGATCACGACCCCAAGCCGCTCTTCTATCAGTTCCAGGCCGAGCAGGCGGGGAAGTTCACGTGGACGTACCTGGAGCAGGGCCCCGAGGTCTGGCGCGTGCGCATCGGCCGGGCGTGA